The sequence TGCTTGCCTTGTAATCATTGGTGGTTCTAGCCCCACTGTTTATTACAGGGTCTGTAAGGATAGTGTGTGTAGCTAAAATTATATCAAGATCATCATGTGAATTGAATCTAGCAAACTAAccagctagctaagttagttaTCTTCATCTGAGTGTTTTGCTTCATTAGCTTGTCAGCTAGCTAGCAATAGTTATCTTCATTAGCTTGTCAGCTAGCAATAGTTATCTTCATTAGCTTGTCAGCAAGCTAGCAATAGTTATCTTCATTAGATTGTCAGCTAGCTAGCAATAGTTATCTTCATTAGCTTGTCTGCTAGCTAGCAATAGTTATCTTCATTAGCTTGTCAGCTAGCAATAGTTATCTTCATTAGCTTGTCAGCAGCCTAGCAATAGTTATCTTCATTAGCTTGTCAGCTAGCAATAGTTATCTTCATTAGCTTGTCAGCAGCCTAGCAATAGTTATCTTCATTAGTTTGTCAGCTAGCTAGCAATAGTTATCTTCATTAGCTTGTCAGCTAGCTAGCAATAGTTGTCTTCATTAGCTTGTCAGGTAGCTAGcattagctagctggcttgcTAGTTCAAATGAAGCATAACTGACAAAGGTGTGACTATTCTAAACTTGTATTCATCATAAACATTACGAGTCTTACAATTATACCTTTCGCAATTATACCTGTCGCAATTATCCCTGTCGCAATTATACCTGTCGCAATTATACCTGTCGCAATTATCCCTGTCGCAATTATCCCTGTCGCAATTCGCAATTATACCTGTCGCAATTATACCTGTCGCAATTATAAGTCAGTTTCAAAATCTCAGAGATAGTAATATTATTTTATAAAACAAAGATTTATTATAAAAACAagttaatactacagtatacaatgacagATTATCAAATGATCAGCTAAGAAAGTAGTTAGTCAGGGGTAGTGGCAGGTAGTggtctcctggcatccgccaaacccagattcatccatctgactgccaggtggtgaagcttgattcatcactccagggaatgtgtttccactgctctggAGTCCAATGGcaacaagctttacaccactccagccaacgcttggcattgcacatggtgatattAGGCTTGTGTACGGCTGCCCGGTGCCATGGAaactaacagttcttgtgctgacgttgcttctagaggcagtttggaacttggtagtgagtgtttcaaccgaggacagatgattttaatgcgcttcagcactcggcggtgccgttctgtgagcttgtgtggcctaccacttcagggCCTAccacttgtgtggcctaccacttcagggCCTActacttgtgtggcctaccacttcagggCCTACCACTTGTGCGGCCTACCACTTCAGGGCCTAccacttgtgtggcctaccactttgtgtggcctaccactttgtgtggcctaccacttcagggcctaccactttgtgtggcctaccacttcagggcctaccactttgtgtggcctaccactttgtgtggcctaccactttgttgcttctagatgtttccacttcacaataacagcacttacagttgaccggggcagatcCAGAAGGGAAGAAGTTTGACAGAACTGACATGCTGGAAAGGTGGctcattgaaagtcactgagatcttcagtaaggtcattttactgccagtgtttgtctatggagattgcatggcggtgtgctcgattttatacacctgtcggcaatgggtgtggctgaaaatataaaaaatccactaatttgaaggggtgtccaaatacttttgtagatatttacatttacatttaagtcatttatatatataatgtgcaaaacatgacatgttctcctgttctcctttaAAGAGAGAAGTTACACAATCTAACATTTCGACAGCGCAGAATGATCATCAGTACACTTTTTGCCTCCCGGCCCAGATCCTTACGTAAAGGTTATTGGTGTTAACAAGAATGTCCTCCTGATTCCACATGACCAGTCTGGATTCTGTCCTTtaagagcagagagcgagagccatTTGGCGGGCACCCTAGCTGTCACGGTGCCATCCTGTCCTGGATAGAACATTTATAAGTGGATGTTCTGCCCGTTTAAGGGCCCTCTGGAGTGTTATCTTGTGTGCTGGGAAAGGGGAAGTGGCTGGGATGTGACAGGGTCTTTTTCATCTCGACCGTTGTCATGCCGATCGGCGAGTAGCTGTGTATCGGGTACGGTCTGACATTTGGAATTGGCCTTGGTCTTTAGTCAGAGCGACGACCCTacaatcccaaatggcaccctattcgctaCATGGTGTACTGCTTAGGGTTCTGAtcactgtgggccctggtcaaaactagtgtactatatagggaatattgtaggttgccatttgggaggccAAACAGCTAGTGTACACAGAAGAAAAACTGCATTAACTATAACTATGCGATATTACCTCCAATTCCTTGAGCCGACTCTCCCCCCCATATATCCTACAATGATGAAGCAGTAGGGACACATGCCTGGCATGGGGGGACTCTTCATTTAGATAAGTGCAGTCACTTACCTAATGTGCAAAAGTCAAATTAATATGTAAAACAGTGAAGGGGGCCAAGCATCCTTGACTCTCACTGTTCATTGTACGGTGACGGTTTTCTAATGATGATTGTGAGTAAAAATACGCTATATTTTTATACATATGTCATTTACCAGATGACATACATCAGTTCTGTCAATATCTATTGTTATTTGTGCATATATTTTATGTACGGGTGGTCCCCGGAATCAACacactatcctggcattgcaagagccattctctaccaactgagctacagaggaccatgttctactaactgaactacagaggaccgtgttctactaactgacctacagaggaccatgttctactaactgagctacagtggaccatgttctactaactgacctacagaggaccatgttctactaactgagctacagtggaccgtgttctactaactgacctacagaggaccatgttctactaactgagctacagtggaccatgttctactaactgaactacagaggaccatgttctactaactgagctacagtggaccatgttctactaactgaactacagaggaccatgttctactaactgaactacagtggaccatgttctactaactgaactacagtggaccatgttctactaactgaactacaccatgttctactaactgaactacagaggaccatgttctactaactgaagtacagaggaccatgttctactaactgaactacaccatgttctactaactgacctacaccatgttctactaactgaactacagtggaccatgttctactaactgaactacagaggaccatgttctactaactgaactacagaggaccatgcgaaggggaggaactaggacatttatggagtggggtccacgtcccgagccagaaccgccaccatggacagacgcccacccggaccctccctatgctcttgaggtgcgtcccggagtccgcaccttaggggggggttctgtcacgccttggtcattatattttgtgtttttggtaattgtttgggtaagccagggtgtgacatgggtttatatgttgtgttttgtattggggtttgtagtaattgggattgtgtatgattaggggtatgTCTacttaggcttggctgcctggggcgattatcaatcagagtcaggtgcttgtcgttgtctctgattgagaaccgtatttagacagcctgactttcccgttgtattttgtgggtgtttgttcctgtctctgtgttgtagtcaccagataggctgtaataggtttcacgttccgtttgttgttttcatatacagttatttcatgtacagcgattattttcattaaagtcatgagtaacctacacactgcatttcggtctgactctcttcattcaacagacgaactacattacatCCTGCCTGttcatcctgcctgccctgaccttgaatctgcctgcccttcGGTACCTATTGGACTATGAACTGGTTTTAACCTTTCgtctgtccacgaccattctcttgccttccCCTTTTTGGATGAATGAACATTGTaaaactccaaccatctgcctcctgtgtctgcatctagATCTCTCCTTGTGCCATGAGAAACAaggacattttccagattgactgaccatgacttaaagtaatgatggactgtcgtttgtctttgcttatttgaactgttcttgacataatatggacttggtctttcaccaaatagggctatcttctgtataccacccctaccttgtcacaacacaactgattggctcaaacgcattaagaaggaaagaaatatcACAAATTAACTTTTCATTTGTGGAATTAAACTTTTGaagaatatattttgatttgtttaattaaaataaataaaaatgtataagtgtgtccaaacttttgactggtactgtatgtaattcaaaGTTTCATTTAAGTTACGCTACATTTCCTGGCGTCTCCCTCATGTCAGCATTGATTTGGACACAAGGCTGTAGCCAAAATGCATATATCCTACACGTTGACGTGTAGGCTGCGTTATTTATGTACTATTCCAATGTTGGCATCTCTGATCCGATTCTGATCTGAGAAAGTGTTTGACATTGCGATATAAAGTCTTATCCTAAATGTTTTTCACTTGTCCCGGACAAGTGTTAACGTCTGtattcagtagtcagtagtcagtagtcaggagtcagtagtcagtagtcaggaGTCAGGAGTCAGTCAGTAGAACATCAGTAATTCAACTCCAGGGAGAGTTTGCAGATCAGGGGTTTATTCAGCAGACAACCGTTTGCTCCACTCCAATTCTCACATAAAGGTATATACTATACAGGTATACTATACAGGTATACTATACAGGTATATACTATACAGGTATACTATACAGGTATACTATACAGGTATATACTATACAGGTATACTATACAGGTATATACTATACAGATATACTAAACAGGTATATACTATACAGGTATATACTATACAGGTATATACTATACAGGTATATACTATACAGGTATACTATACAGGTATATACTATACAGGTATATACTATACAGGTATATACTATACAGGTATACTATACAGGTATACTATACAGGTATATACTATACAGGTATACTATACaggtatatactatagtataccaCACAGGTATATACCACACAGGTATACACCATACAGGTATACTATACAGGTATATACTATACAGGTATACTATACAGGTATATACTATACAGGTATACTATACAGGTATACTATACAGGTATATACTATACAGGTATATACTATACAGGTATACTATACAGGTATATACTATACAGGTATACTATACaggtatatactatagtataccaCACAGGTATATACCACACAGGTATACACCATACAGGTATACTATACaggtatatactatagtataccaCACAGGTATATACTATACAGGTATATACTATGCAGGTATATACTATACAGGTATATACTATACATTTATATACTATACAGGTATATACTATGCAGCTATACTATACAGGTATACTATACTACACCTATTCACTTCACTCAACATCATGATCGTTTGAAATGTTAACACGGTTCCTCACCACAGTTGAACTTAGACACTTCACACAGGCTGTATCTCAATGGTCTTCAGCTGtttcctttcctcatctccttcccttcatctacactacaTCGATAAAGAATTGGACGAGTGTAAGCAAGTTCCCAGTACGCTTTCCCTTACATTGCATCTAACAGTTCATGCGTTCACGTCCATGCATTGATGGCCAATAAGAGCTTGGAATAAATTGACCAATTAGAGAGAAGGTTGTTGGTTCGGTGCGTGAGTACAGGAGTACAGGTAATGGGTGTAATGCTCAATGGGGCCGGTGTGTTTACGCATGTGAGTAAACACACCCACTGTAAATCATGTgataatacaatatatatatatatatatatacagtatattaatgtATGCATTGTATGTATTCAATTCCACACGGATTGCTTTACCCAACACAAAATTCATCTTAGGAGAAAAAGTGCTATTGAATTGAGTAAAATTGGTCCTCCAAGTTGCTCTAAAATGACATGAGAAAAGTACATTTCTTATATTTTACAACAGTGAGGTGGAACACACGAGTAAATTCAAAGAACAAATGTATGAGAGTTGTACCAAATCACTCCTTATCAAGACCACCATTCAAATAGCTTATAGACTTTTCAACATGTGACCACCATTCAAATAGCTTATAGACTTTTCAACATGTGTGACCATTATTTAAATAGCGTATAGACTTTTCAACATGTGTGACCATTATTTAAATAGCGTATAGACTTTTCAACATGTGTGACCATTATTCAAATAGCTTATAGACTTTTCAACATGTGACCACCATTCAAATAGCTTATAGACTTTTCAACATGTGACCACCATTATTTAAATAGCGTATAGACTTTTCAACATGTGTGACCATTATTTAAATAGCGTATAGACTTTTCAACATGTGTGACCATTATTTAAATAGCGTATAGACTTTTCAACATGTGAACATTATTTAAATAGCTTATAGACTTTTCAACATGTGTGACCATTATTTAAATAGCTTATAGACTTTTCAACATGTGACCATTATTTAAATAGCTTACAGACTTTTCAACATGTGTGACCATTATTCAAATAGCTTATAGACTTTTCAACATGTGACCACCATTCAAATAGCTTATAGACTTTTCAACATGTGTGACCATTATTTAAATAGCTTACAGACTTTTCAACATGTGTGACCATTATTCAAATAGCTTATAGTCTTTTCACCATGTGACCATTATTTAAATAGCTTATAGACTTTTCAACATGTGACCATTATTTAAATAGCTTATAGACTTTTCAACATATGTGATTTCACTAAATTCAGCTCATTTTAAAAGAGGACACATGTGCACCACATAAAGACCTTTTAAAACCTATGGGGATTCTCTTCCTGATGGCTGGACCGTTTCCACTTTGGTCAGGATGGCAGGCACCTTCCCCTTCCCTGCTCCAGGGGCCTTCATAACAGCCgcccccatctccccctgtcctcctccctgtgcccccccctctatcccttccttctttccacactccacccctcccttcttctctctctctctccgatatAGCCTCTCTTTCAATCGGCTCCTGGAGAAGGACCAGAAAAGGAGGCCCGCCACGGTCAGACCCGTTCCCAGGCAGGTGAGACCGATCCCGGCCGCCACGCAGTGATGCAGACCCCTGTTAAAACTGACAGCCTGGGTGTCTATGAAGAGGAGGTCCCCCTCCCCGAAGGACTCGATCCTGGTGGGGCCGGAGTAACCCACGGACAGACTGACCAGACCAGAGGTCACCATCAGGAGACCAAGGGccagagagacctgagagagagggagagagagagagagagagagagaggggggagtagagagagagagagagagagagagagagaaaagtgagtGAGTTACGAAGGGACCGGAAAGGAGgataaggagacagagagtgaccagatgaggtagagaaagagggtagagaaagagggtagagaaagagggtacagacagacagacagacagacagacagacagacagacagacagacagacagacagacagacagacagacagacagacagacagacagacagacagacagagagagagggagacatagagagagacatagagagagacatagagagagggagacatggagagagagagagagagagagggagagagagagagagagagagagagagagagagagagagagagaggcatagagagagggagagagagagagggagagagagagcgagagacatagagagagagagagagagagagagggagagagagagagacatagagagagggagacagagagagagagagagagagatggagagggagagagagagagagagagagagagagagagagagagagagagagagacatagagagagggagacatagagagagagagagagagagagagagagagagagagagagagagagagagagagagagagagagagagagagagagagagagagagagagagagagagagagagacatagagagagggagagagagacatagagagagggagagagagggagagagagagagagagagagagagagagagagagagagagagagagagagagagagagagagagagagagagagagaggcatagagagagggagagagagggagagggagagagagagcgagagacatagagagagagagagagagagagagagagagacatagagagagggagacatagagagagagagagagatggagagggagagagagagagagagagagagagagagagagagagagagatggagagggagagagagagagagagagagagagagagagagagagagagagagagagagagagagagagagagagagagagagagacatagagagagggagagagagagagagagagagagagagagagagagagagagagagagagagagagagagagagagagagagagagagagagacatagagagagggagagggagagagagagagagagagagagagagagagagagagagagagagagagagagagagagagagagagagagagagagagagagagacatagagagagggagagagagggagagagagagagagagagagggagagagagagagagagagagagagagagagagagagagagagagagagagagagtgagagagagagagataaggtcAGTCATTGACAGTGCATTAGTTGTCTACCTTCCAGAGTGCTGAGCTCCACCTCAGGGGTGATCTCAAGGTCTGGACGTCCCCCACTCCCTCAGGGTCTGTCTCCCACCCTGATGCAGTGCTGCACCCCTCATAGAAATGGTGCAGGTAGGAACGCACCCCAAACTGCGGACAGGCACAGCTAGAACCTACCTGTGGGAgggaaccatagaaatagaagaCGTAGAATGGATATTCCCATTCACACATCATTCCATGGTGAGTAATCTTGGCATCCTGAACCAAATAATAAATACCAGTGTAGAAATGTTCAAACTAAGATTCTATTGAAAGCAGATTAGTAAGATCTCACCTCACAGCCTGAGGACCCTGCCCCACATCCAGACCCTGAGTTACAGGCCTCAGAGCACGACGCCATCACACCTCATACacctgaagagacacacacacacacacacacacacacacacacacacacacacacacacacacacacacacacacacacacacacacacacacacacacacacacacacacacacacacacacacacacacacacacacacacacacacacacacacacacacacacacacacacacacagagagagacatgaggacacacacacacactctcaattgTGGTTGACTTTCCCTAACTGTTTCCAAGGCCTACAGACGTACATCAAACTGTCTCGTCTCCTGCTTTAGACTGTaaaatacaataatatataaacccgagattgctgatgctatgtattggccattgagaggctttgaagccactggtcggccatattggctcTCCCCAGTAGAAgaagtcctccataggaatgaattaaattctacagtatttcaattaattGTATCAAAGACAAAATTACACATATTTAAGTATAATATTTTGTATtatagtgggaacagtaacattagtgatcaaaaaaatatatactttaagGATTAAAAAAAAccattttattaatttatttatttttagctcacataatataatgataaagtatgcattaaggtgtctgtagtagaataCATCTGGCGAAAactaatgtagacattaataTAAAGGTATTTCTAACTACTTACTAACTTTCTAACTACCAAAATAGTGTAGGAGTGACAAGATGGAGGTGCAGTGGGTGGCTTAAGCACAGCGTCCCTTACCaatcatctagtgtatatataaatcattaaCAGACTGTAGACAACCAACAGCaactgtctccttgtctcctacTTTAGACTGTAGACTACCAGTGAAGCCTCCTCAGAGGAAGAAGGGGAcaaccatcctcctcagtgaatttcagaaaaATAGTGAAAGTTATCACTTTTAGATAAAagtatactaaatatattcacatcaccaaataattgattaaaacacactgttacgcaatgaaggtctacagtagcctcagccgCACTCTGtatggtagcaccatggtgtagccgaaGGACAGatagtttccgtcctcctctggctacattgacttcaatacaaaacctaggaggctcatggttctcacccccttccatagacttaaacAGCAAAtaatgacaacttccggaggacgtctccaacctatcagagctcttgtagCATGAACTGGCATGTTGTGCATCCAATCAAAGGAaaagagaatgaatctagtactgaaagcatacactacagctagctagcactgcagtgcataaaatgtggggagtagttgactcaaagaaagAGAAAGCAAATAGTTGACCAAATTAAATTCTTCCAAAATGgagatacaagagagagagagagaagaaaaaataaagccccttgaattgaattgagagagagctaGATATATTTGgttgtatttaaaataaaaaacattagcTTTCACTTAATTAGCtagtgaatgcagctagctagtttagcctactcaaacacctggctcaaacagagagggatgctatgttagctagcgggctatggctatccaacagagaggggtgctaagttagcttgctggctatggctatccaacagagagggatgctatgttagctagcgggctatagctatccaacagagagggatgctatgttagctagctggctatggctatccaacagagagggatgctatgttagctagctggctatggctatccaacactggaacgcTGTTAACTAACCCGTtcgttctagtagctatgttgactatgacgttagttaatatggtgacaacgatgtaagctgtgtgtagcggttagtggttatgatatgaaggtttgtcTTGGAAAGGTTATTTTGGCTGGTCACAGactgctgatgtgttgtgcactgaagcccacaagtgaagggaaaaggtgagaggaggagagcacataGATATGAGAATAAATGAACGAGCAAAGTGaccatgctgtttgtatgtggctgctatgaaagtcaGCCACATGCTTGTGATCTGGGGTGTAGAAACGGAAGCACATGTCTGTTACGGAAACGGAAgctaacctcaacccaattgagatggtgtgggatgagttggactgcagagtgaacgaaaagcagccaacaagtgctcagcatatgtggtaactccttcaagactgttggataatcattccatgtgactacctcatgaagctggttgagaaaaagCTTTGCAAACACTTGGCaatcatcaatgcaaagggtggctactttgaagattctcaaatagattttcatttgtttaaaatttttggctactacatgattccatatgtgttatttcatagttttgatgtcttcactattattctacaattcttcacagatcttcattgtaaagggtttaaacacggtttcccatgcttgttcaatgaaccataaacaaataatgaacatgcacctgtggaacggtcgttaagacactaacagcttacagacagtaggcaattaaggtcacgttatgaaaacttaggacactaaagaggcctttctactgactctgaaaaaaaacaaaaaaaaggttcccagggtccctgctcatctgcatgaacgtgccttaggcatgctgcaaggagacatgaggactgcagatgtggccacggtaataaattgcaatgtctgtactgtgagacgcctaagacagcgctacagggagacaggacggacagctgatcgtcctcgcagtggcagaccatgtgtaataacacctgcacaggatcggt comes from Oncorhynchus gorbuscha isolate QuinsamMale2020 ecotype Even-year linkage group LG24, OgorEven_v1.0, whole genome shotgun sequence and encodes:
- the nrsn1l gene encoding neurensin 1-like, yielding MASCSEACNSGSGCGAGSSGCEVGSSCACPQFGVRSYLHHFYEGCSTASGWETDPEGVGDVQTLRSPLRWSSALWKVSLALGLLMVTSGLVSLSVGYSGPTRIESFGEGDLLFIDTQAVSFNRGLHHCVAAGIGLTCLGTGLTVAGLLFWSFSRSRLKERLYRREREKKGGVECGKK